From one Perca flavescens isolate YP-PL-M2 chromosome 4, PFLA_1.0, whole genome shotgun sequence genomic stretch:
- the LOC114554972 gene encoding butyrophilin subfamily 1 member A1-like yields MHYHILPLDGARGVPTFDRGVITSARCVRSFDDEMRSHIRPLDGARGVPTFNRDVITLAVCARSFDDEMHYHIRPLDGDREYQQPHYITVKEGTDVVLPCSLSTKEDIESKVFDWRKVAQKDDGLKEVFMYEKGFHYNNGRPGQSEEFKGRVSHFEDELKHGNASIIIRNMKEADSGDYTCHFPRLHQMFHLKLVVVAPEPDINIIDATDDGVLLQCEVRGAAPKPRVEWQDRDGNKLPAEDPQVSERGDRYHITLQTTVTKTSCCRCVVTQEETNRRTHADIYVAIIDNNTSIWTYMDLYGAGTLAVLAVIYLLHENRKNKKK; encoded by the exons atgcactaTCATATTCTGCCGCTAGATGGCGCTCGCGGTGTGCCGACGTTCGACCGCGgcgtcatcacatccgctagatgcgtgCGCAGCTTCGATGACGagatgcgctcccatattcggccgctagatggcgcTCGCGGGGTGCCGACGTTCAACCGCGACGTTATTACGCTCGCGGTATGCGCGCGCAGCTTCGACGACgagatgcactaccatattcgaccactagatggcgatcgcgAGTACCAAC AGCCACATTATATTACAGTGAAAGAAGGGACAGATGTTGTGTTACCCTGTTCTCTCAGCACCAAGGAGGACATTGAGTCAAAAGTGTTTGACTGGAGGAAAGTTGCTCAGAAAGATGATGGTCTGAAGGAGGTGTTCATGTATGAAAAAGGCTTTCATTACAACAACGGTCGTCCAGGTCAGAGTGAAGAGTTCAAAGGTCGAGTCTCACATTTTGAAGATGAACTGAAACACGGCAACGCCTCCATAATCATCAGAAATATGAAGGAGGCTGACAGTGGAGACTACACCTGTCATTTCCCACGTCTTCATCAAATGTTCCACCTTAAGCTTGTTGTTG TTGCTCCAGAGCCAGACATCAACATTATTGATGCCACAGATGATGGAGTGTTGCTGCAGTGTGAGGTTCGAGGTGCTGCTCCCAAACCTAGAGTAGAGTGGCAGGACAGAGATGGAAACAAACTTCCTGCTGAAGACCCACAGGTCTCTGAAAGAGGAGACAGATACCACATCACCCTCCAGACTACTGTGACCAAGACCAGCTGCTGTCGCTGTGTGGTCACACAGGAGGAAACCAACCGGAGGACTCATGCTGACATTTATGTGGCTATTATTG ACAACAACACGAGCATATGGACCTATATGGACCTATATGGAGCTGGAACTCTTGCTGTACTTGCAGTTATTTATCTTTTACatgaaaatagaaaaaacaaaaagaagtaA